A genomic segment from Chloracidobacterium sp. encodes:
- a CDS encoding S9 family peptidase: MTHFRRRSSCCGGRAGVLSLTTCLISLTLTPLAAQPTPLARQTAAKRLTLELLFDPVQRVNFTGNLPRLVWLPDGKRYLAFETNAQTRRYEVTQVDVQTGKRTPFHDPVQIRQALEAVGLSPDASQAAADLRTAVFDAAFRCALVNADNDLYLYNFAANRARRLTTSPDNAEEEYDFSPDGKRVSFVRNNDLFLLDLETEPPTERRLTQDGSTSIFNGILDWVYEEEVYGRGKRRGYWWNASGTLLAYLRLDDTAVPIHVLTDDVPFRQRVERTHYPQAGDPNPLASLHVVTCDGERAEVSLQAYPPDDRIIVRVGWHPRDANRLLFEVQNRRQTLLDLNTTTVRMLESLPPVPRPDAPERLLREESATAWVEIVELPTFLPDGSFLWQSDRTGFRHLYHYAADGRLLRAVTQGDWDVRELYGVADGMAYFAAAAHSPIANHIYRVKLDGTGLTRLSRTEGTHAADFNADCTAYFDTSSTAAVPPQISLHRADGTLVRTVADNAEARALAAEYGVAPPAFQQVKTRDGFVMEAMLLRPPDFDPQRKYPVWCYTYGGPGAQSVVDRWGGQRMLWHQLLAQQGYLVWVCDNRSASGKGMRSMAPIYGKLGELELRDLEDGVAYLKTLPYVDGDRIGLWGWSYGGYMTAYALTHSTVFKCGIAGAPVTDWRNYDSIYTERYMKLPQDNPEGYERSSVVAAAKQLHGPLLLIHGLMDDNVHLRNSVQLIDALQKADRPFEFLAYPQSRHGVVTPYRVKHLYGRMLAFIERHL, encoded by the coding sequence ATGACGCACTTTCGACGACGGTCGTCCTGCTGCGGCGGGCGGGCGGGCGTCCTATCACTCACCACCTGCCTGATTTCGCTGACGCTGACGCCGTTGGCGGCGCAACCGACGCCGCTGGCTCGCCAAACGGCCGCCAAGCGACTGACCTTGGAATTGCTCTTTGATCCGGTTCAGCGGGTGAACTTTACTGGGAACCTTCCGCGTCTTGTCTGGCTGCCCGACGGTAAGCGTTATCTGGCGTTTGAAACCAACGCGCAGACGCGCCGGTACGAGGTCACACAGGTTGATGTCCAAACCGGCAAGCGCACTCCTTTCCACGATCCGGTGCAAATACGGCAGGCGCTTGAAGCCGTCGGTCTGTCGCCCGACGCCAGCCAAGCGGCCGCCGACCTCCGTACCGCCGTCTTTGACGCGGCTTTTCGCTGCGCGCTCGTGAACGCCGACAACGACCTCTATCTTTACAACTTCGCCGCCAACCGCGCCCGGCGATTGACCACCTCGCCCGACAACGCCGAAGAGGAATATGACTTCAGCCCTGATGGAAAGCGCGTCAGTTTTGTTCGGAACAACGACCTGTTTCTGCTCGACCTTGAGACGGAGCCGCCAACTGAACGGCGTCTGACGCAGGACGGCTCAACGAGCATCTTCAACGGCATTCTTGACTGGGTTTACGAAGAAGAAGTTTACGGGCGTGGAAAGCGACGCGGCTACTGGTGGAATGCGTCGGGTACGTTGCTCGCCTACCTGCGGCTGGACGATACGGCAGTGCCGATTCACGTCCTCACCGACGACGTACCCTTCCGGCAGCGCGTCGAGCGGACGCACTACCCACAGGCCGGCGATCCAAACCCTCTGGCGTCGCTGCATGTCGTGACCTGCGACGGCGAGCGGGCGGAAGTGAGCCTGCAAGCGTATCCGCCCGACGACCGCATCATCGTCCGCGTCGGCTGGCATCCGCGCGACGCCAATCGGCTGTTGTTTGAGGTGCAGAATCGGCGGCAGACGCTGCTCGACCTCAATACGACGACGGTGCGCATGTTGGAAAGCTTGCCGCCTGTGCCGCGTCCCGACGCGCCAGAGCGCCTGTTGCGCGAGGAAAGCGCAACCGCCTGGGTGGAGATAGTGGAGCTGCCAACGTTTCTACCTGACGGTTCGTTCCTTTGGCAAAGTGACCGAACAGGCTTTCGGCACTTATATCACTACGCCGCCGACGGCAGGCTGCTTCGCGCCGTGACGCAGGGCGACTGGGATGTACGCGAGCTGTATGGCGTCGCCGACGGCATGGCGTACTTCGCTGCCGCCGCCCATTCACCCATCGCAAACCATATCTATCGCGTCAAGCTGGACGGAACAGGGTTGACCCGCCTGAGCCGAACGGAAGGAACACACGCGGCGGATTTCAACGCCGATTGCACGGCGTACTTTGACACGTCGAGTACGGCCGCCGTCCCGCCGCAGATCAGCCTGCATCGCGCGGATGGGACGTTGGTGCGCACCGTGGCGGACAATGCGGAGGCGCGCGCCTTAGCGGCTGAGTACGGCGTGGCGCCGCCGGCGTTCCAGCAGGTCAAAACTCGCGACGGCTTCGTGATGGAGGCGATGTTGTTGCGTCCGCCGGATTTCGACCCGCAGCGGAAGTACCCGGTGTGGTGTTACACGTACGGCGGCCCCGGCGCACAGTCGGTTGTGGATCGGTGGGGCGGGCAGCGTATGTTGTGGCACCAACTGCTGGCGCAGCAGGGCTATCTGGTGTGGGTGTGTGACAACCGTTCGGCGAGCGGCAAGGGGATGCGCTCGATGGCGCCGATTTACGGCAAGTTGGGCGAACTGGAGCTGCGCGACTTGGAGGACGGTGTGGCGTACCTAAAAACTCTGCCCTACGTGGACGGTGACCGGATTGGTCTGTGGGGCTGGAGCTACGGCGGCTACATGACGGCCTACGCGCTAACGCATAGTACAGTGTTCAAGTGCGGCATTGCGGGTGCACCGGTGACGGATTGGCGCAACTACGACTCCATCTACACGGAGCGGTACATGAAGCTGCCGCAAGACAATCCGGAGGGCTACGAGCGGAGTTCGGTTGTGGCGGCGGCGAAGCAGTTGCATGGGCCGCTCTTACTGATTCACGGTCTGATGGACGACAACGTGCACTTGCGCAACTCCGTGCAACTCATTGACGCCTTGCAGAAGGCGGATCGGCCGTTTGAGTTTCTGGCATATCCGCAGTCGCGGCACGGCGTGGTAACACCCTACCGCGTCAAGCACCTCTATGGGCGCATGCTGGCGTTTATCGAGCGGCACCTGTAA
- a CDS encoding ATP-binding cassette domain-containing protein, translating to MIVAEHLVKVYRDRKRGEVRAVDGVSFTVHAGEIFGLLGANGAGKTTTLRMLGTLLQPTDGTAYVAGFDVRLEPEKVRANIGFLSTTTALYGRLTVREMVEYFGRLHGLDEATLRTRIDDIFTTLDMHGFAKARCDTLSTGQKQRTSIARSIIHEPPVMIFDEPTTGLDVMTSRTIVKFIRRCRDEGRTVVFSTHIMSEAERLCDRIGVIHAGRLVAVGTLDELRRQTGATFLEEVFLRLVAPDETDA from the coding sequence ATGATTGTCGCCGAGCACCTTGTCAAAGTGTACCGCGACCGTAAGCGCGGCGAAGTGCGCGCCGTGGATGGTGTGAGTTTCACAGTTCACGCTGGTGAAATCTTCGGACTACTCGGCGCAAACGGCGCAGGCAAGACCACAACGCTGCGAATGCTGGGGACGCTGCTGCAACCGACCGACGGCACAGCGTACGTGGCGGGTTTTGACGTGCGGCTGGAGCCGGAAAAGGTGCGCGCCAATATCGGCTTTCTCTCGACAACCACCGCGCTTTATGGCCGTCTGACCGTTCGTGAAATGGTGGAATACTTCGGGCGGCTGCACGGTCTTGATGAAGCCACGCTGCGGACGCGCATTGACGACATCTTCACGACGCTCGACATGCACGGGTTCGCCAAGGCGCGCTGCGACACCCTTTCGACTGGGCAAAAGCAGCGCACCTCAATTGCCCGCTCCATCATTCACGAACCGCCGGTGATGATCTTCGACGAGCCGACGACAGGCCTTGACGTGATGACCTCGCGTACGATTGTCAAGTTCATCCGGCGCTGTCGGGACGAAGGGCGGACGGTGGTTTTTTCGACGCACATTATGAGCGAAGCCGAACGACTGTGCGACCGCATCGGCGTCATTCATGCGGGACGACTGGTCGCTGTCGGTACGTTGGATGAACTTCGCCGCCAAACCGGCGCGACCTTTCTAGAAGAAGTGTTTCTGCGGTTGGTCGCGCCTGACGAGACGGATGCCTGA
- a CDS encoding AMP-binding protein codes for MHDLLTEFEREEIVFERLDAWAQASPEAVYLYDGEGDQAFTFGHVAALTDTIAGRLAHFGIERGQRVSVLMQNSFITALAMFGIWKAGGVFCPINHTFTGKLLAYTLNDTQPALLLTERRMIPRLVEIAGDLTPVPRAVVYNAPEDAPEAVDASEEASFAAFRPLDWQELLAPAPRPNFTATFSDPASIVYTSGTTGPSKGVVLSFRCLNQYCFLARKLLTRDDVIYCDLPMYHIAGAFALVARAAWVGCEVAVWNRFSPHDFWARIAKRGATTAILLDVMTPWLMKAPPSEQDRRNTLSKVHLQPLPLNHQEIARRFGFDIVTTGFGQTESGLGLCLVIEETPDGEGTPPEFWKGATRDHIRQTAAQFGVPVVRGESVTTKGAMGRPMPFHEVAVLNERGYPCKPGEIGELCFRPKIPGLLFDGYLGKPEATLKAFRHLWFHTGDAAYVDENGDYFFVDRLGDRLRRRGENFSSYVVEDLLYQHPDIALCAVFPIPAAEGDEDDIVAFIVPKPDTNLTEASVAAWAERHLPKFMQPQYIRLVAELPRTLTNKVEKYKLRAQVLRELGRA; via the coding sequence ATGCACGATTTACTGACTGAATTTGAACGCGAGGAGATCGTTTTTGAACGCCTTGATGCTTGGGCGCAGGCGTCGCCTGAGGCAGTGTACCTCTACGATGGTGAAGGCGATCAGGCGTTCACCTTTGGGCATGTGGCGGCGTTGACCGATACGATCGCTGGCCGGCTGGCCCACTTCGGGATTGAACGCGGGCAGCGGGTTTCCGTGTTGATGCAGAATTCGTTCATCACGGCGCTGGCGATGTTCGGGATTTGGAAAGCGGGCGGCGTATTTTGTCCCATCAACCACACGTTCACCGGTAAGTTGCTGGCTTATACGCTCAACGATACGCAACCGGCGTTGCTGTTGACCGAGCGCCGAATGATCCCGCGTTTGGTGGAAATCGCCGGCGACCTGACGCCTGTGCCGCGCGCCGTTGTTTATAACGCGCCGGAAGACGCGCCTGAGGCCGTGGATGCATCAGAAGAAGCGTCGTTTGCCGCTTTTCGGCCGCTTGACTGGCAGGAATTGCTTGCGCCGGCGCCGCGCCCCAACTTCACGGCGACGTTCAGCGATCCGGCAAGCATCGTGTACACCTCTGGCACAACCGGGCCGTCAAAGGGCGTCGTTCTGTCGTTTCGCTGCCTGAACCAATACTGCTTCCTGGCGCGCAAACTGCTGACCCGCGACGACGTCATCTACTGCGACTTGCCGATGTATCACATCGCCGGTGCGTTTGCGCTTGTGGCGCGGGCGGCGTGGGTTGGCTGTGAGGTCGCTGTTTGGAATCGCTTCAGCCCACATGATTTCTGGGCGCGCATCGCCAAACGCGGCGCGACAACCGCCATTTTACTTGACGTAATGACGCCGTGGTTGATGAAGGCTCCGCCGAGTGAACAGGATCGTCGGAACACGCTTTCCAAGGTGCATTTGCAGCCGCTGCCGTTGAACCATCAGGAAATCGCGCGCCGCTTCGGGTTCGATATTGTCACGACCGGTTTCGGACAAACGGAATCCGGTCTGGGACTATGTCTTGTGATTGAGGAAACGCCGGACGGCGAGGGGACGCCGCCCGAATTCTGGAAAGGTGCGACGCGCGACCATATTCGCCAAACGGCGGCGCAGTTTGGGGTTCCCGTGGTTCGCGGTGAGTCCGTCACGACCAAAGGCGCGATGGGGCGTCCAATGCCGTTCCACGAAGTCGCCGTTCTGAACGAACGGGGCTATCCCTGTAAGCCAGGGGAGATCGGCGAACTCTGCTTTCGGCCAAAGATTCCGGGACTGTTGTTCGACGGCTACCTGGGCAAACCGGAAGCCACACTCAAGGCATTCCGCCATCTCTGGTTTCATACAGGCGACGCGGCCTACGTAGACGAAAACGGTGACTACTTTTTTGTTGACCGATTGGGGGACCGACTGCGGCGGCGCGGCGAGAACTTCTCCAGTTACGTTGTTGAAGACCTTCTGTATCAGCACCCGGACATTGCGCTCTGCGCCGTTTTCCCTATTCCGGCGGCGGAAGGCGATGAAGACGACATTGTGGCGTTCATTGTGCCTAAGCCTGACACGAACCTGACGGAAGCATCCGTGGCGGCGTGGGCGGAGCGACATCTGCCGAAGTTCATGCAGCCGCAGTATATTCGGCTGGTCGCTGAACTGCCGCGCACACTCACCAATAAGGTTGAAAAGTATAAGCTCCGCGCCCAAGTGCTGCGTGAGTTAGGACGCGCATGA